The DNA segment GCCAGCGCACCCAGATACAGTACAGGCTTTTTGCGCAAACTATCCCAAAATGTTTCCAGTTCACCGGATTGCCGCCGGGCTTCACGATCCGCCAGCACACGGGCCCGCCGCTCCATCTGATAATCCGCCATCAGGGCCTTGGCCCTGGGCAAATCATCGGCAGACCGAACCCAGATCCCGCCCATCGTAATGCCCCAGCGATTGGGCGGAGTTTCATAGTATTCAATATCCGCCTCTTCCAGCATGGCCCGCACATCGTCGGCTTCATCTTCCGGCACGTGCCGGAGATTGAGCAATAATCGCCCCATAGAACCTCCTAGGATCGGCTCTCTATTGTACGCCCACACCCGACGGCAGCCCACACGGGCAGACGATGTAGCGATTTTCCTACACATAATGGCGCCGGATTCGGGCATTCAAGACCTAATACTTCACATAAGCTTTGCATCAAATCCCGACATGCCGGAGAGGACCAATGATGAGCATGCCGCAAAACCAGGATGAGCAGCCCACCCTGATGGGCAGCCTCCTGCCCCAAGACAGCGCGGAAAAAACGCTGTGGAAACGACTCCGCCACCACCAACTGGGCGTCCTTTTCCGTCGCCGACACCCCCTGGGCAGTCAGCGGGTGGATTTCTACTGCCCGGATGCCGCCGTGGTGGTGGTAGTCGAACAGGAAACAATCGACTGTGAAGAGCAAGCTGCCCGGATTCGAGAAGAGGATGACCGCTTTCGGCGCTTTGGCCTTGAAACCCTGCGATTCAGCGATGAAGAAGTGCTGGAGAACACCGACCGGGTGGTGGTAGATATTTTCCGGGCCGTTCAAAAGCGCCTGATGCCTTCAGCCCGACTAGGCTGAATACAAGCCCTGGGCAACAAATCAGCCCGCCTGATACAGGCGGGCCAGTAATGCCTCCAGTTCCACACGGCGATCCAGGGGCGTTTCCTGAAGCAAACCGGCGGCTTGCAAGACCTCAATCAGTTTGACCGGTGGCTGATCGGCATCCCCGACAATTTCCACGTGGCCGGCCCGCACTTCCACATTACTTACCCGCGGATCGGCATCGACGCCTGAAAAATACTGCTCCTCCAGACCGAAGACCCCATCCCGGCTAAGGCATTCGCCCGAATCATTCTGTATGCGACAGCTGTCCCGTTCATCGGTCACCACCTTCAGGTGGCGCCGGGTCTCGGACACCAACTGACCGGGCTGGCGGATGAAGTCCGAGCTGGAGGTAATCTCCCACCACTTGTCCCCGCTGATGTAGCGGCAGATGCCCACAGTGATCCCCAGGGACAGCACATGCTTCAACCGGGAGCCGCAGGGACTGGCTGCGGAAATCCCGGCAAAGGGCGCAGAAACCGTCACAAGCTCTTCAGGGGCATGTTTAATCCTACGCCCATCCGGCCGGTTTTCCACCGCAGCCCGGCGAGCGATCAAGCCACCCTGGCTATGGGCCAGCACATTGATGGAAACTCCAACCTCCAGGGATTCCGCCAGGGCATCCAGGGCCTCTATCAGCTCTGCTGAACTCTTCTCCAGGCTGTCCCGATCATCGTATTCAAAACAGATACTTTGCTGACCGTGGAAGGCGTACACCTCGGACAAACTCCGCAGCCGCCCAGCAGAACCATAGCAACCATGGACAATAACGGTGACCGGCTGACTGCCATCCAGGGAAAAGTCACGATCCTCCCGGTCCGAACAGGGGCCCAGCCCGGCGATCTCTAGACTACGATCCGGCTCCGGCAGCCAACTGCGGTCAATATCCTCCAACCCCACCGGCGAAATGGTCGGCCGAGGCGCGCAAGCCGCAACAAACACCAAGATCAACATCATCCCCAAGACCCTAACCATCCCCGATCTCTCCCAATCCAGCATCTCGCCCAATACTAGCCGAGTCCACCCCAAACAAAAACGGCCCACCCAGACCGGGTGAGCCGTTCAAGCTTTATGGTGGGCCGCCAGGGACTCGAACCCCGAACCAATTGATTAAGAGTCAACTGCTCTACCAGTTGAGCTAGCGGCCCGAAAATGGGGTGGACGATGGGACTCGAACCCACGACGACCGGAATCACAATCCGGGGCTCTACCAACTGAGCTACGCCCACCATTGAACTGCTTGTCTAAAAGCCCTGAATACCCGGGCCGGGGACAATCCGGGCCGGAGGCAATCCGGGACTGGCGCGCCCGGCAGGACTCGAACCTGCAACCTACGGCTTAGAAGGCCGTTGCTCTATCCGGTTGAGCTACAGGCGCAAACCCTGTTTTCCTGCCTTTGGTCCCGACCGGAAAAATGGTCGGGGCAGAGGGATTTGAACCCCCGACTTCCTGCTCCCAAAGCAGGCGCGCTACCAGGCTGCGCTATGCCCCGTGCCGACCTGTCAGGCGATGATGCCGCCCGCTTCGGCAGACCGGGAATGATACGTGGTGGATCTGCGAGCGTCAATTGCCCGGATGCGGGAATTGCCCAACTATGCGAAAATCCCGCCCTCCTCGTCGGCATCGCCGATCCCGTTACTCCGTTTCACCTGGGGCAGCATCGCCATGAGCGCGCAATTGATTGATGGCAAGGCCCACGCGGCCAATATTCGCTCTGACATCCAACGCAGCGTGGATCAACGCATCAAGCGTGGCCTGCGACGCCCTGGCTTGGCCGTGATTCTGGTAGGCGATGACCCGGCCTCTTCCGTCTATGTCGGCCATAAACGGACCGATTGCGAACAGGTGGGGATCGACTCCCGGGTGCTTGAGCTGCCCTTCTCCACCACCCAGGCTGAAGTACTGCACCACATTGATGAATTCAATGCGGATGACAGCGTAGACGGGATCCTGGTTCAGCTGCCACTGCCACGACACATTGATTCCACCCGGGTCATCGAACGAATTCGGCCGGACAAGGATGTGGATGGCTTCCATCCCTACAATATCGGGCGCCTGGCTCAGCGGATTCCGGCCCTGCGGCCCTGCACCCCCTTCGGCGTAATCCGCTTGCTGGAGTCCATCGGCGAACCCTTCAAGCAGAGAGATGCCGTGATCGTGGGGGCCTCCAACATCGTGGGCCGGCCCATGGCCCTGGAACTGCTGTTGGCAGGGGCTACCACCACCGTCTGCCATCGCTTTACCCGGGATACCGAAGCCCATGTCCGCAATGCCGACCTGGTGGTAGTGGGCGTAGGCAGCCCTGCCCTGGTCAAAGGCGAATGGATTAAGAAAGGAGCCACCGTGGTGGATGTGGGCATCAATCGCATGGACGACGGACGCCTGGTGGGGGATGTGGAATTCGAAGTTGCCCGGGAAAGAGCCGCCTGGATTACACCGGTGCCCGGCGGCGTAGGGCCCATGACCCGAGCCATGCTGCTACAAAATACCCTGGACGCGGCACGTCACCATGATGGCTGAATGGCGGGCTTTTTTGGCCCGCCCACCATCAGCCTCGCTTCCACTTGGTACCATCCGGCCCGTCTTCCAGGATGATGCCCTGGGATTGCAGTTCATCCCGAATCCGGTCCGCCTCGGCAAAGTCCCGGTCCTTGCGGGCCTGGGTCCGCTGCTGAATCAAGGATTCAATGGTCTCGGCATCCAGGCCATCCTCGCCACCGGATTGCAGAAATGTCTCCGGCTCGTCTTGCAGAATCCCCAGCACGTCCCCCAACTCGACCAGTAACGCCACCTGGGCCGAGGCTCCGCCTCGATCGCCCTGGTCCCGCAGACGGTTGGCGTCCCGCACCAGGTCAAACAAGACCGCAATGGCTTCCGGGGTATTGAAATCATCATCCATGGCCGCCTGAAACTGATCTCGATAGGAGGAATCCGCCGGGGCCTGACCAGGTTCGATTTCCCGCAATACCGTGTAGAACCGCTCCAGGGCGGCGCGGGCAATATCAAGATTGTCGGTGGTGTAATTCAGGGGACTACGGTAATGGCTGTTCAACATGAACATGCGAATAATCTCGGCGGGATAGATCTTCAATACCTCCCGCACGGTGAAGAAGTTACCCAATGACTTGGACATCTTCTCTTCATCCACCTGCACAAAGCCATTGTGAATCCAGTAATTCACATAGTCCGAATCATGGGCGGCACAGGACTGAGCAATCTCATTCTCATGGTGGGGGAACTTAAGATCCATACCGCCGCCATGGATATCAAAATGCTTGCCCAGGTGGCGGGTGGACATGGCCGAGCACTCAATATGCCAGCCCGGACGTCCGTCTCCCCAGGGGCTGGGCCAGGCCGGCTCACCGGCCTTGGCCTGTTTCCAGAGGACGAAATCCAGCGGGTCCCGCTTGGCCTCCTCCACCGCCACCCGGGAACCGGCACGCAGGTCTTCGGTGCGCTTGCCGGACAGGCGGCCATAGTTCTTGAACCGGCTGACACTGTAATAGACGTCACCGCTCGCCCCCACATAGGCATAGCCTTTCGCTTCCAGCGTCTGAATCAACTCGATGATGGCATCCAGATGCTCCGTGGCCTTGGGTTCCACATCCGGAGCGAGCACATTCAAGGCCCGTTCATCTTCATGCATGGCGTCAATGAAGCGCTCGGTCAGGACATTAACATCTTCATCATTCTCCGCCGCTCGCTGAATAATCTTGTCATCGATGTCAGTAATATTCCGGACATAGGTCAACTCATAGCCCCGATAGCGCAGATAGCGGGCAATCACATCGAAGACCACCATCATGCGGGCATGGCCGATATGGCAGTAGTCATACACGGTAATGCCGCAGACATACATGCGGATCTTGCCGGCTTCCAGGGGCTTGAAGGGTTCCTTGCGGCGGGTCAGTGAATTATAGATTTCCAGCATAGCGTCGGACCGGGCAAATGGTTGCGATAATGTCCCCGGCACAGAACCGGCCCGGGGAACAGCAGATGGGGCACTTGATCAGCTAAGGCTGATACATCGTTCCAGACGACGCATGGCCTCACTCTGACCAATCAGGGCTAACACCCCATCCAGATCGGGGCCCGAACGCTGCCCGGTCAAGGCCACCCGCAGGGGCAAAAATAGCTTCTTGCCCTTTGCGCCGGTCAGTTGACGGATTCTCTGCGTCCAATTGGTGTAATCCAGGCCCGTTGCCTCCAGGGCATCCAGTGCGGTCTCGAAGAAATCCCGGCCACTTTCCTCAATCACGGCCTTGGCTGCCTCATCCATGGGAGCAGCGCCATTGAATAGGCGGTGGGCCCAGTCCCGGGCCTGCTCCGGGAAAGTGACATTAGGCTTGATCAAAGTGGCAAAGGCTTGAGCCTTGCCCGGTGGTACCGCGGTGGATACCGCATCGGCCATCCAGTTCCAAGCGGCTTCCGTATCCAATTCGGCCACCGCCTGCTTCTGCCAATAGAGAAGTTGATGGGCATCATAGCGGGCCGGCGCCTTGCCAACCCGTGCCACGTCAAAATCCCGGGCCAGTTCCACCAGGCTGCGCAGCCGCTCCTCCTCGTCGTAACGGTGCCCAAGACGGGCCATGTAATTGAGAATGGCCAGGGGCAAGTAGCCCTCCCGGCGCAGATCCCGAAGGCCAAGGCTGCCGGCCCGTTTGGAGAGCGGGCCGCCATCGCTGTCAGCGATCAATGGCAAATGACCATAGGCTGGCGTGGGCAGGCCCAGGGCTTCCAGCAACATCAGCTGCCGGGGGGTGTTGGTGAGATGGTCTTCACCTCGCATGACATGGCTGACCCCCATGAGAGCATCATCCACAGCATTGCTGAAGAAGAAGGCAGGGGTGCCATCGGTGCGGCGAATCACGAAATCACCAATATCATCGGTGGCAAAATGCTGGGGACCGCGAACAAAGTCCTCAAACTCGATCCGCTGACCGCTGGGCACCCGGAAGCGCCAGCTGGCCGGCTCTCCGGCATCCAGACGTCGCTGGGCCTCGGCGGGATCGAGCCGGGCACAGGTACCGGCGTAACGCGGCGGCTTGCCCGCAGCCCGCTGAGCCTGGCGACTGAGTTTCAGCTGTTCCTTGCTGCAGAAGCAGGGATAACTCAAACCCTGTTCTTGCAACTGGGTAAAATAGCGCTCGTAGATGGCCTGTCGCCGGGATTGACGATAGGGTCCCTGATCGCCCCCGGCATCGTGGCCCAGCTGCCAATCCAGTCCCAGCCAGCGCAGGTCACGCATTAGCGCTTCCAGGAATTCGTCCCGGGACCGCTCCGCATCGGTGTCTTCCACCCGCAACATGAACTGTCCCCCCTGGCCGGTGGCATACAGGGCGTTAAACAGGGCTGTCCGAGCATTGCCCAGGTGGATATGACCGGTAGGGCTGGGCGCAAACCGGGTGACGGGCTGGGGGATTGTGGGCTGCGTATTCATGGCGGGGCATCATAGCCGATCCAGCCTCCGCAAACAAAGCCTACGCCTGCCCCGGGAGAGTCAGTAGAATACGTCCTGCTGCGGATTTCCCATCAACTGCTGGAGACCTTGATGCCTGACCGAAAATATTGCCAGTGGCTTGCCCTGCTGTTTTTTCTCACTCCCTGGGCCATCGCCGCCGATGACCGCACCAGTCATCTGCTACTGGAAAGCAGCCACGGGGATATCATGATCGAGCTCAACCCCCAGCGCGCTCCGCTGACGGTGGAGAATATAGTGACCCATGCCCGGGAAGGTTTTTACGATGGGCTGATCTTTCATCGAGTCATTGAAGACTTCGTGATCCAGACCGGTGGCTACGATGCTGACTTTCAGTCCAGAAGCTCGGAAAGCACCGTGCACAACGAGTCCGGAAACGGCCTGAGCAATCAGCGTGGCACGGTGGCCCTGGCCCGGGGTGATGACCCCCATTCGGGCAGTGCCCAGTTCTACATCAATCTGGATGACAATGAGCGCCTGGATCCCAGCCGGGCCCGCTGGGGCTATGCCGTGTTCGGCAGAGTAGTCCATGGAATGGAGACGGTAGAGACCATTGGTGCTCTGCCCACCGAGGCCCGGGGTGGCTTGCGCTCGGATGTGCCGGAGGAAAATGTCATTATCGAGAAGGTGGAGGCCATGGATCGCAGCATGGCCTTCGAATGGCTGGATGAACAGGAAAGGGGCCAGGAGGAATGACCACACTTTTCATTTCAGACTTACATTTGCACGAAAGTCGCCCGGAAATCACGAAACTGTTTCTGGATTTTCTCGCCGGAGAAGCTCGGGACGCCAAGGCCCTGTATATCCTGGGGGATCTGTTCGAGGCCTGGATCGGCGATGACGCCCCCACTGAGCATGACCGGGAAGTCATTACCGGCATGGCGGCGCTCACCCGGGCCGGTGTTCCCGGCTATTTCATGCGGGGTAACCGGGACTTTCTGATCGGCGAACGCTTTGGCCGGGAAACCGGCTTCCAGATTCTCCCCGACCCCACCGTCATCCAGCTTCGCAATGAGCCGGTGCTGCTCATGCACGGAGATTTCCTGTGCCTTGACGACGAAGAATACATGGCCTTCCAGCAAGTCGTCCGCAGCGAAGCCTGGCAGGCAGACTTTTTGTCCAAGTCCATCGAGGAACGGATTGAGTTCGCCAAGCGGGCCCGAGCGGAGAGCGCCGCCCGGGGCCAGGAGAAGTCCATGGACATCATGGATGTGAACAAGGAAGCCGTAAGCCGGGCCATGCAGGAAGCGGGTGTACGGCGTTTCATCCATGGCCATACCCACCGCCCCGCCATTCACGAGTTCCAGCTGGCGGGTGAGCCGGCCCAGCGTATCGTGCTGGGAGACTGGTACGAACAGGGCAGTGTGCTGCGCGTCAATCAGGAAGGCTACGAGCTAGAAAACATTCCGCTGTAAGAATTAGATGTTTTGCTGGGGCGGTCCTGAGTGGAAACGGAACTGTTCATCGGGCCGGGTGACCAGCTCGGCTTCCTGCTCGGCGAACACCGCCACCCGATCATCCACCGGCCCGTCATTAGCTTGTTCCGCCAGAATCAGATAGTCCCGAAAATGTCGGGCTTCGGAGTTGAGCAGCCGCTGGTAAAACCCGGCGACCTCCTCATCCAGCACCGGAATCAGGCGTTCAAAACGTTCACAGGAACGGGCCTCGATGAAGGCGCCACAAACCAAGAGGTCTACCAGCTTGCCGGGTTCCTGCTTGCGCATGCATGCCCGCAGGCCGGACGCATATCGGGAGGGGGGAATCCGCCGGTAGCGCATGCCCCGCTGCTGAATGATTTTCAGTACCTGTTCGAAATGGCGCAGTTCTTCCCGAGCCAGCCGCGACATCTTTATCTGGAGCTCACTGTGGCTCGCATAGTCATGCATCAAACGCATGGCGGTGGCGGCAGCCTTGCGCTCGCAATGGGCATGATCCAGCAATAGCAACTCCATATGCCGTGGAGCAGTCTGGACCCAGGCCTCCGGCGTGGCGCATGGCAGAAAGTCGTGGATGGTTTTGGCTTGTGGCATGACTTACCTGCTCGGCAATTTCAAGCCGATAATCAGATCATTGATATTGGTTTCGGTGGGGCCGATATGGACCAAATCCCCGGCCGCGCCCAGAAAACGTCCCGCATCGGCCCAGTCCAGGGCATCCTCTGCCGTCAGCTCACCACTCGAACCCCGGGCCACGGTTTCCCCGTCCACCACCGCACCGGCGTCCCCTGACGGTCCATCCAGACCATCACTACCACAGGCGAGAAAATAGACATTACTCTGACCCTCGAGCCGCTCAGCCGCTGCCAGGGCCAACTGTTGGCACCGCCCCCCCTGCCCGGAGGCCTGAGGCAGGGTCACTGTGGTTTCACCACTCCAGACATGAATGCCGGGCGGGGCCTCAAGAACCGTCTCGGCCAATCGGCGCCCCACATCAGCGGCATCTCCTTCCAACCACTCATCCATGACCCGTACTGGCAAATCCCAGTCCTCGCACATGGCCGCGACCTGATTGCGCAGCGTGGCGGCATCGGCCAGCAAGTGATGTCGGATTGCGGCTGTGGCATCAGATCGGTAATCCCCCACCAGTACCGAAATCCAGTCCGGCAACGGTGGAAGGGAACCCCCGAGCGGCGGCAGAAAGGGTCCGGATGCCAGGGCGGGTAGCTGCCCCGGTGGTACATCAGACAGACACAAGACCTGGGCCGGGCAACCATTCAAACGTCGCGCCAAGGCACCCCCTTTCACGGCCGACAAGCACTGGCGGACTCGATTAACATCCACGATATCCAAGCCGGACCCCAATAGCCATTCATGCACGGCATGCAGGTCCTGTTCTGAAACGCCCTTCCGGGGTGCTTCCATCAAACTGGAGCCACCACCGGAAAGCAACACCAGCAAAGGCTCGTCCAACGGCAGGGAATCCATAAAGTCGAGCACGGCTTTGCCTGCACGAAAACTACCTGGTCCCGGCAGGGGGTGTTCCGCGGGTAGGGTGGTGAAGCTATCCGGTGCCTGTTCGGCGGACTGCTGCAACGGGTGAATCACCAAGCCGGAGCGGAGGCAATCGCCACCGACCTCATGTGCCCCTTCCGCCATTGAGAGTGCGGCTTTACCCACCGCCAGTACATGAAAAGGGGAATTGAATGGATGATCAAAAAGGAACTCAGCCACTTGGCGTCGGCCCGACAGACGGTCAACCGCTTGTCGGTACACCTTCATCAATTCCGCCCGCAGCGTGATAGCGCCCCCCGGCATCATGATCCCCTTCAGGAGGCGTTATGAAGATCAATGATACCGCGATACTCGGCATATTTGCCCTGCTTGGCGGCATCCGATCGTTCCTGGGCGAGTTGCGCCAAATACGCATCATCCACATCACCGGTCACATATTGACCATCGAACACCGAGGTATCGAATCCCTTGATCCGGGAATTGCCTTGATGGACGGCTTCAATCAAATCCGGCAAATCTTGGTAGACCAGCTTGTCGGCTCCGATCAGCTCACAAATCGCTTGGGTGTCTCTTTGATGGGCGATGAGTTCCTCGGCCGCCGGCATGTCGATACCATAGACATTGGGGTAGCGTACCGGCGGCGCGGCGGAGGCAAAATACACTTTCCGGGCACCGGCATCACGAGCCATCTGGATAATCTGACGTGAGGTAGTCCCGCGCACAATGGAATCATCAATCAATAAAACGTTCTTGCCTCGGAACTCCAGATCAATGGCATTGAGCTTCTGGCGAACCGACTTCTTTCTCTGCTTCTGACCGGGCATGATGAAGGTCCGCCCAATATAGCGGTTCTTCATGAATCCTTCCCGATATTTCACACCTAGCTGGAAAGCCACCTGCAATGCCGCGGTCCTGCTGGTATCCGGAATGGGAACCACCACATCAATATCATGCTCGCCCCACTCACGGACGACCTTCTCAGCCAGGGTATCCCCCATGCGCAGGCGTGCCTTGTAGACCGAGACATCGTCAATAATGGAATCGGGCCGGGCAAAATACACGAACTCGAACAGACAGGGGTTGGCGGAGGGTGATTCGGCACATTGACGGGTATGCAACTCCCCTGACTGATCAATGATAATGCCCTCACCCGGAGCCACATCACGAATCATCTTGAAACCAAGCACGTCTAGGGCAACACTCTCCGAGGCCACCATGTATTCCTTGCCATGCTCGGTCTCCCGGGAACCGAAAACCAGAGGCCGGATGCCCCAAGGGTCCCGGAACGCCACTAGACCATAGCCATTGATCAGGGCCACGGAGGCATAGCCACCACGGCAACGATGGTGGACGGCACTGACCGCTTGAAAAACATCCTCGACGGAGAGTTTGAGCTTGCCAATGCGCTGAAGCTCGTGGGCGAAGACATTGAGCAGGATCTCGGAATCCGATTCGGTGTTCAGATGCCGAAGGTCCTCCCGATAAAGCAGATCTCGCAGTTCACTGGCATTGGTCAGATTACCGTTATGAGCCAGGGCGATGCCATAGGGGGAGTTGGTGTACAGCGGTTGAGCCTCGGAAGAGCTGGAACTGCCAGCGGTGGGGTACCGACAATGCCCAATCCCCATGTTGCCACGCAAGCGCAGCATATGTTCCTGTTGGAAGACATCCCGCACCAGGCCATTGCTCTTGCGCAGAAAGAATCGATCGTCCTCGCAGGTCATGATGCCCGCTGCGTCCTGGCCGCGGTGCTGGACCACGGTCAACGCTTCGTAGATTGCCTGGTTGACGGGGGAATGCCCCGTCAGGCCCACGATGCCACACATGCGCTCGTCCTCTAGAAATTCTGGAATTCGATGATGTCCAGGTCTTGCACCAGATTCTCCGGCAAAAACCCGGCCATCCATGCCGAGATGGGTTCAATCAGGGGAATAAAGGTCGACTCGCCCCACCAGGGGTCGTGATTCAGCTCTGTGAGCATCCCCAGAAGGACCAGGGCCGCCACCACCACAACGCCTCGGGCGAGACCGAACAACACACCGATCATGCGATCCGTCCCGCTCAGGCCGGTCTTCTTCACCGCCAGGCTGACAAAATGATTCGCCATGGCACCAAGTACCAGGGTCACAATAAACAGGGCGGAAAAGGCCACCAATACCCGCAGGGAGGGAGTCTCAATATGCCCAGCGAGCCAGGCATCCACCATATCTGTAAAAGTCAGTGCCACCCAGAAAGCCAGGATCCAGGTCGCCAGGGACAGGGCCTCCTTGACGAACCCCCGCATGAGGCTGATCAAAGATGATAAAACTACCAACGCAACGATGACGTAATCGACCCAGACCATGCCCCATCCATTCCCCGTGAATACCGGCGGTGCCGACCTTTCCCTTAAGAAGCGCGAATTCTAACAGATTGCGCACGGATCCGGCGTGTCGGAAGCCATCAGGGATGGGGAACCGGGGAGGCTTCGTGCCCCGTCTGCTCTAGAATTCGCTCGGCCAGTGCCTGGGCATCATCACGCTCCGGCTCCAAGCCTACCCGAACCCGGTAGAGAACCCGGTCATCCGATTCGTAACGCATCAAAAAGGACTGAAACCCCTCTGCGCGCAAATCTGAAACCAGTCCCTCGGCATTTTCCCGATCGGCAAAGCTGCCCACCTGGGCCGCCCAACCGCTCCCAGAAGGCACATCATCCGCGGGAGCTTCCTCGGTATCGGTATCCGTCTCGGGCTCCCCTTCCGGCTCCGACTCGGGCTCGGTTTCGGGCTCAGGCTCGGCCTCCCGCTCATCTTCCCGCTCCGGCTCGGCTGGCGGCGCCTCCTCCTCCGGCACACGGGTGTCAAGCGTGGTCTCATCCGCTAATGCGTCTTCCCGATCGCCTGTCTCGTCCATCCCCCGGGCTTGTGCCGGCTCATCCTCCGTCTCATCACGGGCCGGTTCGGCCTCGTCCCGGGGACGGGGCCTGAACAGGTCATCATCAGGGGCTTCTTCCGCCTCGGTGCTTTCCTCCCGCAAATCCATCCGAGTCACCGGCAAGTCCTGGTCGGCATCGGGTCTATCGAG comes from the Natronospira proteinivora genome and includes:
- a CDS encoding DUF6164 family protein, translated to MGRLLLNLRHVPEDEADDVRAMLEEADIEYYETPPNRWGITMGGIWVRSADDLPRAKALMADYQMERRARVLADREARRQSGELETFWDSLRKKPVLYLGALATVVFIVYLMLYPFMQLGA
- the cysS gene encoding cysteine--tRNA ligase, which gives rise to MLEIYNSLTRRKEPFKPLEAGKIRMYVCGITVYDYCHIGHARMMVVFDVIARYLRYRGYELTYVRNITDIDDKIIQRAAENDEDVNVLTERFIDAMHEDERALNVLAPDVEPKATEHLDAIIELIQTLEAKGYAYVGASGDVYYSVSRFKNYGRLSGKRTEDLRAGSRVAVEEAKRDPLDFVLWKQAKAGEPAWPSPWGDGRPGWHIECSAMSTRHLGKHFDIHGGGMDLKFPHHENEIAQSCAAHDSDYVNYWIHNGFVQVDEEKMSKSLGNFFTVREVLKIYPAEIIRMFMLNSHYRSPLNYTTDNLDIARAALERFYTVLREIEPGQAPADSSYRDQFQAAMDDDFNTPEAIAVLFDLVRDANRLRDQGDRGGASAQVALLVELGDVLGILQDEPETFLQSGGEDGLDAETIESLIQQRTQARKDRDFAEADRIRDELQSQGIILEDGPDGTKWKRG
- a CDS encoding UDP-2,3-diacylglucosamine diphosphatase; this encodes MTTLFISDLHLHESRPEITKLFLDFLAGEARDAKALYILGDLFEAWIGDDAPTEHDREVITGMAALTRAGVPGYFMRGNRDFLIGERFGRETGFQILPDPTVIQLRNEPVLLMHGDFLCLDDEEYMAFQQVVRSEAWQADFLSKSIEERIEFAKRARAESAARGQEKSMDIMDVNKEAVSRAMQEAGVRRFIHGHTHRPAIHEFQLAGEPAQRIVLGDWYEQGSVLRVNQEGYELENIPL
- the gltX gene encoding glutamate--tRNA ligase; this translates as MNTQPTIPQPVTRFAPSPTGHIHLGNARTALFNALYATGQGGQFMLRVEDTDAERSRDEFLEALMRDLRWLGLDWQLGHDAGGDQGPYRQSRRQAIYERYFTQLQEQGLSYPCFCSKEQLKLSRQAQRAAGKPPRYAGTCARLDPAEAQRRLDAGEPASWRFRVPSGQRIEFEDFVRGPQHFATDDIGDFVIRRTDGTPAFFFSNAVDDALMGVSHVMRGEDHLTNTPRQLMLLEALGLPTPAYGHLPLIADSDGGPLSKRAGSLGLRDLRREGYLPLAILNYMARLGHRYDEEERLRSLVELARDFDVARVGKAPARYDAHQLLYWQKQAVAELDTEAAWNWMADAVSTAVPPGKAQAFATLIKPNVTFPEQARDWAHRLFNGAAPMDEAAKAVIEESGRDFFETALDALEATGLDYTNWTQRIRQLTGAKGKKLFLPLRVALTGQRSGPDLDGVLALIGQSEAMRRLERCISLS
- the folD gene encoding bifunctional methylenetetrahydrofolate dehydrogenase/methenyltetrahydrofolate cyclohydrolase FolD encodes the protein MSAQLIDGKAHAANIRSDIQRSVDQRIKRGLRRPGLAVILVGDDPASSVYVGHKRTDCEQVGIDSRVLELPFSTTQAEVLHHIDEFNADDSVDGILVQLPLPRHIDSTRVIERIRPDKDVDGFHPYNIGRLAQRIPALRPCTPFGVIRLLESIGEPFKQRDAVIVGASNIVGRPMALELLLAGATTTVCHRFTRDTEAHVRNADLVVVGVGSPALVKGEWIKKGATVVDVGINRMDDGRLVGDVEFEVARERAAWITPVPGGVGPMTRAMLLQNTLDAARHHDG
- a CDS encoding glycerate kinase type-2 family protein — translated: MMPGGAITLRAELMKVYRQAVDRLSGRRQVAEFLFDHPFNSPFHVLAVGKAALSMAEGAHEVGGDCLRSGLVIHPLQQSAEQAPDSFTTLPAEHPLPGPGSFRAGKAVLDFMDSLPLDEPLLVLLSGGGSSLMEAPRKGVSEQDLHAVHEWLLGSGLDIVDVNRVRQCLSAVKGGALARRLNGCPAQVLCLSDVPPGQLPALASGPFLPPLGGSLPPLPDWISVLVGDYRSDATAAIRHHLLADAATLRNQVAAMCEDWDLPVRVMDEWLEGDAADVGRRLAETVLEAPPGIHVWSGETTVTLPQASGQGGRCQQLALAAAERLEGQSNVYFLACGSDGLDGPSGDAGAVVDGETVARGSSGELTAEDALDWADAGRFLGAAGDLVHIGPTETNINDLIIGLKLPSR
- a CDS encoding tRNA-(ms[2]io[6]A)-hydroxylase; the encoded protein is MPQAKTIHDFLPCATPEAWVQTAPRHMELLLLDHAHCERKAAATAMRLMHDYASHSELQIKMSRLAREELRHFEQVLKIIQQRGMRYRRIPPSRYASGLRACMRKQEPGKLVDLLVCGAFIEARSCERFERLIPVLDEEVAGFYQRLLNSEARHFRDYLILAEQANDGPVDDRVAVFAEQEAELVTRPDEQFRFHSGPPQQNI
- a CDS encoding esterase/lipase family protein codes for the protein MMLILVFVAACAPRPTISPVGLEDIDRSWLPEPDRSLEIAGLGPCSDREDRDFSLDGSQPVTVIVHGCYGSAGRLRSLSEVYAFHGQQSICFEYDDRDSLEKSSAELIEALDALAESLEVGVSINVLAHSQGGLIARRAAVENRPDGRRIKHAPEELVTVSAPFAGISAASPCGSRLKHVLSLGITVGICRYISGDKWWEITSSSDFIRQPGQLVSETRRHLKVVTDERDSCRIQNDSGECLSRDGVFGLEEQYFSGVDADPRVSNVEVRAGHVEIVGDADQPPVKLIEVLQAAGLLQETPLDRRVELEALLARLYQAG
- a CDS encoding endonuclease domain-containing protein — translated: MMSMPQNQDEQPTLMGSLLPQDSAEKTLWKRLRHHQLGVLFRRRHPLGSQRVDFYCPDAAVVVVVEQETIDCEEQAARIREEDDRFRRFGLETLRFSDEEVLENTDRVVVDIFRAVQKRLMPSARLG
- a CDS encoding peptidylprolyl isomerase — protein: MPDRKYCQWLALLFFLTPWAIAADDRTSHLLLESSHGDIMIELNPQRAPLTVENIVTHAREGFYDGLIFHRVIEDFVIQTGGYDADFQSRSSESTVHNESGNGLSNQRGTVALARGDDPHSGSAQFYINLDDNERLDPSRARWGYAVFGRVVHGMETVETIGALPTEARGGLRSDVPEENVIIEKVEAMDRSMAFEWLDEQERGQEE